TCATCCTGCGTTCGATCGTCTTCTCCAACTTGCGGGTCACCGTCGAGGGGGAGCGGCACGTGGCCGACCTCGACGGTCCGTTCATCGTGGTGGCCAACCACTCCAGCCACCTCGACGCCCCGCTGTGCATCACCGCGCTGCCCTATTCGGTCACCAAGAACGTCGCGACGGCGGTGGCCGCCGACTACTTCTACCGCTCCCGGTGGCGCAGCTCGCTGACGTCGCTGTTCTTCAACTCCTATCCGGTCGAGCGCGGCAAGACCCGGGGCAAGTCGGCCGGGCTGTCGGTCTCGCTGCTGCGACAGGGTGTGCCGCTGCTGATCTTCCCGGAAGGGACCCGCTCGCGCACCGGTGAGATGGCCGACTTCACCGCCGGGGCCTCCGCTCTCGGCCGGGCGCTACGCGTGCCGATCGTGCCGGTCGCCCTGGTCGGG
Above is a window of Ruania suaedae DNA encoding:
- a CDS encoding lysophospholipid acyltransferase family protein, which encodes MTQRHERKRTARYHSAVHRWARYLAQRLILRSIVFSNLRVTVEGERHVADLDGPFIVVANHSSHLDAPLCITALPYSVTKNVATAVAADYFYRSRWRSSLTSLFFNSYPVERGKTRGKSAGLSVSLLRQGVPLLIFPEGTRSRTGEMADFTAGASALGRALRVPIVPVALVGAHDAMPPGTFWPKSGRMPVKVLIGKPVRVRPREALADLNARLTARVRAMHTMQTSYVLVTEDDRPADSGESGLPDAQEGIS